A single window of Marinobacter sp. LA51 DNA harbors:
- a CDS encoding MFS transporter, protein MATQSQFRLLGQRRFLPFYLTQFSGAFNDNLYKNALLLLITFSAGGLMGLSVNVVVNLAAFLFILPFFLFSGIAGQLADNYEKARIIRTVKLAEIVIMTLAAVGLWFGWYELLLVLLFLMGTQSTFFGPVKYAILPQVLADDELVGGNGLVSMGTFVAILLGTIVAGLLMGYDLAAKLTAVAVLVMAVLGYVAARQVPPTGDRSEARSVPLRPVQETWQLMVIAAERPRVLLAVLAISWFWFLGAAYLTQFPNFARTSLLGDETVVTLLLSTFIVGISAGAMLCERLTRHRISLVPVPWGALGLTLLGVDLFFAVPESPMQSTWLTLLSDPVYLRVLFDLVGIGVCGGLFIVPLYAFIQHETPDHKRARIIAALNVINALFMVVSALVGILVLGVLEVTIPGFFLLLSLLNAAVWLVVWRLRRLEPVKSVDN, encoded by the coding sequence ATGGCCACACAAAGCCAGTTCCGATTGCTGGGACAACGGCGGTTTCTGCCGTTCTACCTGACCCAGTTCTCCGGCGCCTTTAACGATAATCTCTACAAGAACGCCCTGTTGCTGCTGATCACCTTCAGCGCCGGTGGCCTGATGGGGTTGTCGGTCAACGTGGTGGTCAATCTGGCGGCGTTTCTGTTCATTCTGCCGTTCTTCCTGTTCTCCGGTATTGCCGGCCAGCTGGCGGACAACTACGAAAAGGCCCGGATCATTCGCACCGTCAAATTGGCGGAGATTGTCATCATGACGCTGGCGGCCGTCGGCCTGTGGTTTGGCTGGTATGAGCTATTGCTGGTGTTGCTGTTCCTGATGGGTACCCAATCCACCTTCTTCGGGCCGGTGAAATACGCGATCCTGCCCCAGGTGCTGGCCGATGACGAACTGGTCGGCGGTAATGGCCTGGTCAGCATGGGTACCTTCGTCGCCATCCTCCTGGGTACCATCGTTGCCGGGCTGCTGATGGGTTATGACCTGGCTGCGAAATTGACTGCCGTGGCGGTACTGGTGATGGCGGTATTGGGTTATGTTGCCGCCCGCCAGGTGCCGCCGACCGGGGACCGAAGCGAGGCGCGGTCGGTCCCGTTGCGACCGGTACAGGAAACCTGGCAGTTGATGGTCATTGCCGCCGAGCGGCCCCGGGTGCTGCTGGCGGTGCTGGCGATTTCCTGGTTCTGGTTCCTCGGCGCCGCCTACCTGACCCAGTTTCCGAATTTTGCCCGCACCAGTCTGCTTGGGGATGAAACCGTGGTCACCCTGTTGCTGTCGACGTTTATTGTCGGGATATCAGCCGGTGCCATGCTCTGTGAGCGACTGACTCGCCACCGAATTTCTCTGGTCCCAGTGCCTTGGGGCGCCCTTGGGCTGACCCTGTTGGGCGTGGATCTGTTCTTTGCGGTGCCCGAATCGCCAATGCAATCGACCTGGCTGACGCTGTTGAGCGATCCCGTCTACCTGCGGGTGCTGTTCGATCTGGTGGGCATCGGTGTCTGCGGGGGCTTGTTCATTGTCCCGTTGTACGCGTTCATCCAGCACGAGACGCCGGATCACAAGCGTGCTCGCATCATTGCCGCCCTCAATGTCATTAATGCCCTGTTCATGGTGGTCAGTGCCCTGGTGGGGATTCTGGTGCTTGGAGTACTGGAAGTGACTATTCCCGGATTTTTCTTGTTGTTATCACTGCTTAACGCTGCGGTCTGGCTGGTGGTGTGGCGCCTGCGCCGACTGGAGCCGGTAAAATCTGTGGATAATTAA